The genomic segment GATAATCCTCAAGTAGATAAACTGGTAAAAGCCAACTTTAAACACCTACTTCAGACCATCTTTGAAATAGCCCGTTTTGATCAATTAAAAAAAGAGTGGTCTAATTTAATCAAAATTGAAGGTATAGAACACTATCAGAAAATTCACAAATCCGGACAGGGAATAATTTTATTAAGTGCCCACATTGGAAACTGGGAACTTTTGATCAGTGGATTACCCCTTTTAGGTATTAAAAAACCTTATGCTCTGACATGGAAACAACCAGAATCAGATTTGAATAATCTCTTAAACCACCAGCGTACCCTCTGGGGAACCCGTATTTTATGGACACAGGAATTGGACAGAGAAAAGATAAAAGAAATACTCACCAATAATGGTACACTTCTTATCTTCGCCGATCACTATCAATTGGGCAAAACTACGGTGAATTTCTTTGGCCATCCTACCAGAATTCCTGCCGGACCAGTACTTTTTGCCCGAAAATATAACGCGGCTCTACTACCAATCCATACATACAGGAAAGGTAATAGACACCACATAATTATCGAACCAGCTTTAACTTTAAAATCTTCTACTGAAGATTTAACTCCTGATCTACAAAAATGTATCAATTTTATTGAAAGATGGATTCTTAAAAATCCTGAACAATGGATGTGGATTTTTAAACGGGGAGAATGGTGTCTGGAATAAAACTTCTTTTGAAATTAATAACCATTTTCAATAACGCTAAAAAGAAAAAAACACCGGTAAATCCGACTTTTTACATCTATCTGAATATTATTTGTAATTTCATTGAAAATAATTATTATTGTTAAAAATGTTGAAAAATTCTTTAAAAAATTATCTCCTTTCCCAGATCAATAATCTTTTTATAATTTCTTCAAAATTCTATTTTATCAAGCCACTATCTAACTTTTTTCTTTTCCATTCAATCTCATAGGTAAATATTAACTCCTGTAACATTTTAAACACCCCCTTAATATATAATTACTTTAATTTTTTTAATCTTTTTAACCCCTATATGTAACTATTTCTCATTCAATCTTTAATTTTTTTAATATAAAAATCAACTTTGTTAATTTTATTATATTTTTTTCTCTCCCCCTTGTCAATAGATTTCAAGAAAAATCTTTAAAATTTTAAAAGTTAATATTAAAATAATTGATTTTTACCTTGATAATTTTAATATTTTTCACTTAAGTACTTCACTCAGATACAATATAAAAAACCTTTCGCCCTTGTTATCTCAGGCGAAAGGTTAAACAAATAAATCCGGGCCAGGCCGAATTTATTTTTGAAATTTTAGCCACAAAGAATCAACCTCTTTATCCTGTACCCAACCTTTTTTCCCATCATATCGCCGAATTAAGAACCATCCATTACGGATAGTCTCAACCTCAACAGAATCTCCTTCAGTTAAAGTATAATGAACTTCCCCCATCAAAGATGGCTCAAAACGGGCTACTGTCTCTTTAACCACAACAATGGCTGGATTTGTAAAATAACGCCAGTATGCACTGAGTCCTGTTCCGACAGAGAATAAAATAAAACATAGTAAAACTATAAATACCGGAATTTTGAGATACTGCCTCAGTTTGGGAATAAATAACCACAGCATAATCAATATTACTATTAAGGTATAAAAGACACTGGTCAATAAAGCCAGCTCACGTAAAGTTAAATAATCCGTCAACCAATTAGTAAACCGTATCAACCAGCCCTTTCCTGCATCTGATAATTGTAACTCCTTTTTAAGATATTCCAGATTTGAACGAAGATCAGGATCGCGGGGAATGAAATATCTGGCTCTTAAATAATTTAAATAAGCTTTTCCCTTTTCCCCCATTCTGTAGTAAGCATTGGCCAAATTATAATAAAGCTCTCCACTGACATAACCGGTATTTAAAATATGCTGATAAGTCTGAACTGCTTTTTCAAAGTTACCATCTTCATAATAACTGTTGGCCTTATAAAATAATGAATGAAGATTAGAATATATTTCATCATTTTCAGCATAACTACTGGAGATGGCAAAAAATAAGAGAATCACTATAACCAATGATAATATTTTTACTGTTTTTAACATCTTACGCCACCTCCCCTTTTTCAATCTGTGATATGATAGTACGGGCTTTCTTTAACATTCGCTCCATATCAGCCTCAGTACTAAAAGAACCGGCAAATCTTTTTTCATCTATCTCGCGATAAAATTCTTTAATCTCCTCAATTAACTCTAATGATAAGCCAGCCTTTAACAAACGATCAGTCTCATAATCAGAAATCCCTGTAATTGCAATCTGGAAATATTCCTTAAAATAATTCTGTACTGCCTGATAAATAGTATTATAAAATTCATCTTTCTCTCCTTTTTTAAGCAGCTTTTCTCCTTCTTTTAAAAGTTTTTGTATTCTAGCCTTAGCTTCTTTTCTCTTCCGCTCCGCCAAAGTCTCCCGATTTAGTTTCCAATATAATATCACTCCAACAATCAAAACTATTAAAACAGCCAGATTATAACCCCAAAAATAATAAGAGGTTAAAATAGTTTGACCCACCGGCATAAATCGCCCAGTATTACTTTTAATGTAAAGAATATCCTGACCAACAACCTGCTCTTTACCTTCT from the Anoxybacter fermentans genome contains:
- a CDS encoding SH3 domain-containing protein; translation: MLKTVKILSLVIVILLFFAISSSYAENDEIYSNLHSLFYKANSYYEDGNFEKAVQTYQHILNTGYVSGELYYNLANAYYRMGEKGKAYLNYLRARYFIPRDPDLRSNLEYLKKELQLSDAGKGWLIRFTNWLTDYLTLRELALLTSVFYTLIVILIMLWLFIPKLRQYLKIPVFIVLLCFILFSVGTGLSAYWRYFTNPAIVVVKETVARFEPSLMGEVHYTLTEGDSVEVETIRNGWFLIRRYDGKKGWVQDKEVDSLWLKFQK
- a CDS encoding lysophospholipid acyltransferase family protein: MNSAKIIHKITNLLPSSSIPILSSLLSRLAYSLHEKSHHRQEIHNAIASALHLPLDNPQVDKLVKANFKHLLQTIFEIARFDQLKKEWSNLIKIEGIEHYQKIHKSGQGIILLSAHIGNWELLISGLPLLGIKKPYALTWKQPESDLNNLLNHQRTLWGTRILWTQELDREKIKEILTNNGTLLIFADHYQLGKTTVNFFGHPTRIPAGPVLFARKYNAALLPIHTYRKGNRHHIIIEPALTLKSSTEDLTPDLQKCINFIERWILKNPEQWMWIFKRGEWCLE